In Antennarius striatus isolate MH-2024 chromosome 20, ASM4005453v1, whole genome shotgun sequence, the genomic window CTCACTAAAGAGAGCCAGTTCTTTCGACTCCCAAACGGCTctcaagattttttttgcttctttaatCAATATAttaccaataatataaaattgtaaTGTCAAATTATGcacctcctccctctgcttAGGCAGTGAGCTGCACTAAGGGCAGACACAGAGGCGATAACGCCGCAAATATTGACCAATCACGTGCGGCTTCAACAGAAAAAGAAGTGGTTCCTCCAATCAGGAGCCGGCTCCCGTCCACTTCAGAGAGCCGGCTCTCATAGACCGACTCCCAGACCGGgagtcgttcgcgaacgacaacggctgtgagaccgtttcgttcgcgaacgacaacggctctgagccgttgtcgttcgcgaacgacacaTCACTAGTAGGaagtagtgatgtctgaatggagCTCCGTGGGGCTTcgaaccatccatccatccatcttccaccgcttaccCTGaatcgggtcacgggggcagcagctccaACAAGGAACCCCAAGgaaccagatgcccaaacctcctcagctgactcctttccacgcgaaggagcagcggctctactctgagcccctcacgaacagctgtttttttctcaccacATCTCTttccgccgcttgtatccgcgatctcgttctttcggtcatgacccatcatgaccataggtgagggtaggatcGAGGATTGAACGATTGATGGAGAGCTTTGCTTCTCGGCTCCGAACCTtttgcgacaattgtgccgaaaactgtttcatcacccggcgccccattcattgagaatgtAGACGCCCTCTTTGGCGGGgtgactgtactgcaaccacacgaCGGTCAATGACACCAGAAAACAGCGCTCTGACGTTTCCtgtatatattttctgaataaaaccgaatataatctaattcaatgtgtcAATCCTTGCTTGTTATATTGTAACcttatattataggaaattctTTTATGATCGTTGGTcattgcagggttcaataaagcaataagatatagattacatgttcatgcatgtatatttattatatatacatatgtgttcgtgtgcgtgagttacacaggatgattagtgtcactggcaaaaaacaaagtctatgttgtgagataaaagtcgtgattccgagacgtcatcacagcagcaccactggCTTTACtctcacgtctggatcggtaacgcctcatcattgatgacgtgttgttactgtacgtcaggtgaAGGGAACAAGGCAAACACTTtgcctgcaaattaaaaatgacgtgtgtggtttattatatttctactgtgtgagcaacagagcctgaaaataagtttatcagagattaaaatctactttgttcggcggcacctgttctaaatgttttatttatttatttatttatttatttttgtttgtttttttgttttttttgttttggttttttttaaataaatttattccTGTTCTAAATGTTAGTGCGCTTAGTGTTGTGggccaaacgtcatcagtcacgtggtatctCCATGTTCGAAGCAGGGCTTTCACATGGGAACGCCCACCGAGTCCGGGGCGTGTTTCCCAGCACCGGAAGTAGTCGGACGTCACTACCCGCGATGGCGGAAGGAGGTAAAGAGGTGGATCTGGTTGAAGATATACTTGCTACTCCGTTTTCAAGTAGAACGTTCCAAGAAAAACTGAATATCGTGAGCAGAGGTCGGCCGACCCCCATGGTAGCTAGTCTTACCCGGCAGGGAAAAGGTTTTGTCCGCCATTTTCAAACTAGCAACTATGACCGCTATCCGTGGCTAACGGCTTCAGAGAAACTCTGCAAACTATATTGCTGGGAATGCCTTTTGTTTTCATCGGATCGGATCGGTGTTTGGAGCCATACTGGGTTTGTCAACTTGAGTTGTCTCACTAAAGCAGCGACGGTGCACCAAGAGTCGTCTGGACACGTAAAAGCTGCTGTACTGTCAAAGACGTTCGCTAACGCCGGAGCGGATCTGCAGCTCAGCCAACAGGAACACATGCAAACGGAGGTCAACAATGAAATGGTGAAGAAAAATAGAGAGATACTGAAAAGACTGATGGATTGTGTAATATTTTTGGGTAAACAAGAACTTTCATTTCGGGGACACGATGAAAGCTCCCCGTCCTCAAACAGAGGTAACTACGTGGAGCTTCTTTCTTTCCTTGCTGAACGCGACCCAGACTTGCAGTACCACCTTTCCACCAGCAGGGTGTTTACCGGGACATCAGGAAACATCCAAAACGACCTCATTTATTCTATTGCTGAAGTGatgggagaagagatcaaaacGGAGATCAAGAGTGCCCCTTTTGTCGCTGTGATGGTTGATGAAACCACAGATGTGGGGAACACGCCACAGCTCGCGCTGATCCTGCGTTATGTGACCTCTGCGGGGGTCAAGGAGCGTTTTGTCAAATTTGTGGATGTAACCAGTGGCAGGCGACCTGATGACCTTGCCaatcttatttttcattttcttgaggAATACAAATGTCCTCTGAACAAAGTTGTTGCTCAGTGTTATGATGGTGCAGCGGTGATGGCATCTGGACTCAACAGAGTGCAGAGTAAAGTGAAGGAGAAGGCACCCATGGCCCTGTTCGTTCACTGTTATGCACATCGCCTAGATTTAGTTTTAACTCAAGGGGCCTCAAGACTCAAAGAGTGCAAGCTTTTTTTTGCCCATCTGAAAGGACTCGCTGTGTTCTTCTCTAGATCTCCAAAGCGCACACAACTCTTGGATGAAATTTGCCAGCGGCGTCTCCCTCACGTCGCGCCAACACGATGGCAAAATACGTCTAGATTGGTGAATGCAGTCTTTGAGAAGCAAACTGCGCTAAAGGAGTTATTCGATCATATATTGGAACACCATGACGCGTATGATGAGGACACTGTACTTTCTGCAGATGGATTTCATGCACGTCTGGgggattttgagttttgttttttactcaacACATTCAATGGGATTTTTGAACATGCTGATGTGCTTTTTGCAACACTACAGACAAAAATGTTGGACGTACAATTCTGCTTGACGAGGGTGCAAGAATTTTGTCACTCAGTTGAGCAAGAAAAGAGAAACTTCAGTGATATATATGAGGAAACTGTGCGCATCTCAGGTGTTCCAGCTGTGCTTGGAGGCCAGGGCGCAGCGCAAGAAGATCTGCGCGCACACTACCAAAAACTCCACCACAGTATTGTAGACAACATTCTTTCCCAGATACGTAATCGATTTCAGGACCACAACAGGTTGatgtttctttctctcctcaaCCCCCAGCACTTTCACACATGCAGGGAAAAATTTCCGCAAGCAGCGTTTTCCAGCTTAATGCAGAGCCATAAAAGACTGTTTGATTTTCCCCGACTTAAATCAGAACTGACTGTAATGTATGGCATGGCTGATTTTGAAGGGAAAAGTCCCGCTGGTCTCCTTGATTTTCTTCGAATCAAAAATCTGAGTGAGAGTATGGGGCAACTTTACGCATTGGTCTGTCTGGCTGTAACCATCCCTGTGTCCACTGCTTCTGATGAACGTTCATTCTCGGCATTGAAGCGTCTAGAAACATATGCAAGAAATACGACCGGACAGACACGACTTTCAGCGTTAGCCTCCATGTCTGTCGAGAAAGACTTGCTGATGGATCTGAAACACAAAGATAAATTGTTCGACAGAGCCATGGAAGtttttttgaagaaagaaagaaggatggatttcatttttaaataaagaggcACTGTGTGGATCCACGTTGGTGAGCGTTAacgttttatttgtgtttttaaaggtttttgtcatgtttattgGTTATTGGTAACAAAGTTTAAcgtcaaaaatactaaaaatattaaattttaaatgctCCAGAAATAAAGTGTTGCTTGATTAGCCTATGTAATGTATATGTGTGGATTCTCAAACCCTGGTGTCATGCTGATGT contains:
- the LOC137587528 gene encoding zinc finger MYM-type protein 1-like, yielding MAEGGKEVDLVEDILATPFSSRTFQEKLNIVSRGRPTPMVASLTRQGKGFVRHFQTSNYDRYPWLTASEKLCKLYCWECLLFSSDRIGVWSHTGFVNLSCLTKAATVHQESSGHVKAAVLSKTFANAGADLQLSQQEHMQTEVNNEMVKKNREILKRLMDCVIFLGKQELSFRGHDESSPSSNRGNYVELLSFLAERDPDLQYHLSTSRVFTGTSGNIQNDLIYSIAEVMGEEIKTEIKSAPFVAVMVDETTDVGNTPQLALILRYVTSAGVKERFVKFVDVTSGRRPDDLANLIFHFLEEYKCPLNKVVAQCYDGAAVMASGLNRVQSKVKEKAPMALFVHCYAHRLDLVLTQGASRLKECKLFFAHLKGLAVFFSRSPKRTQLLDEICQRRLPHVAPTRWQNTSRLVNAVFEKQTALKELFDHILEHHDAYDEDTVLSADGFHARLGDFEFCFLLNTFNGIFEHADVLFATLQTKMLDVQFCLTRVQEFCHSVEQEKRNFSDIYEETVRISGVPAVLGGQGAAQEDLRAHYQKLHHSIVDNILSQIRNRFQDHNRLMFLSLLNPQHFHTCREKFPQAAFSSLMQSHKRLFDFPRLKSELTVMYGMADFEGKSPAGLLDFLRIKNLSESMGQLYALVCLAVTIPVSTASDERSFSALKRLETYARNTTGQTRLSALASMSVEKDLLMDLKHKDKLFDRAMEVFLKKERRMDFIFK